A portion of the Luxibacter massiliensis genome contains these proteins:
- a CDS encoding aldose epimerase family protein translates to MEKKEFGRIKDGSMAYLYTLRNKNGMCAAVTDFGAALVSLWVPNEKGEKIDVVLGYDDAAGYEAGEAALGACVGRNANRIGGAVFELNGITYKLEDNDNGNNLHSGSQYYHKRIWTVEEVKDDRIVFLLRSPDNDQGYPGSLAMRASYMLGEENTLRLTYEAVPDKDTIINMTNHSYFNLNGHGSGSIVNHFMKIDADYYTKADAKSIPTGEIAEVEGTPMDFRDGQQIREGIDADYEAIKFGGGYDHNWVLKNNGKFAKVAEAAGDKSGIRMEVWTDMPGMQVYTANFLDHEPGKGGLHYQRRWAVCFETQYFPDAIHHEHFPGPVCRAGKTYKTATEYRFSL, encoded by the coding sequence GTGGAAAAAAAAGAGTTTGGCAGAATAAAGGATGGCAGTATGGCATATCTGTATACCCTGAGAAATAAAAATGGAATGTGTGCAGCAGTGACTGACTTTGGAGCAGCGCTGGTGTCTCTTTGGGTGCCAAATGAAAAGGGAGAGAAAATCGATGTGGTGCTGGGGTATGACGATGCAGCGGGATACGAGGCGGGAGAAGCGGCCCTCGGAGCCTGCGTAGGCAGAAACGCAAACCGCATAGGCGGCGCAGTTTTTGAACTAAACGGCATTACATACAAGCTGGAGGATAATGACAATGGCAATAACCTGCACAGCGGCAGCCAGTATTACCACAAGCGGATCTGGACAGTAGAAGAAGTAAAAGACGACAGGATCGTATTTCTGCTGAGAAGTCCTGATAATGACCAGGGGTATCCGGGCAGCCTTGCCATGCGGGCATCCTATATGCTGGGCGAAGAAAACACACTGCGCCTGACCTATGAGGCAGTTCCAGACAAGGATACAATTATTAATATGACCAACCACAGCTATTTCAACCTGAATGGACATGGAAGCGGCAGCATTGTGAACCATTTTATGAAAATTGATGCTGATTATTATACGAAAGCTGATGCTAAATCCATACCTACAGGAGAGATTGCAGAGGTGGAGGGCACGCCTATGGATTTCAGGGATGGGCAGCAGATAAGAGAGGGAATCGACGCGGATTATGAGGCTATAAAATTTGGCGGAGGCTATGACCACAACTGGGTATTGAAAAATAATGGAAAATTTGCTAAAGTAGCGGAGGCTGCAGGGGATAAGAGCGGCATCCGTATGGAAGTATGGACGGATATGCCGGGGATGCAAGTGTACACGGCTAATTTTCTGGATCATGAGCCAGGCAAAGGCGGCTTGCATTATCAGAGGCGTTGGGCCGTATGCTTTGAGACACAATATTTTCCAGACGCCATCCACCACGAGCATTTTCCGGGGCCGGTCTGCAGGGCAGGAAAGACTTACAAAACCGCCACGGAATACCGGTTTAGCTTATAA
- a CDS encoding acyltransferase, with amino-acid sequence MKEITVKELYTLKETIAKDIFAGVTYPWEVLPKIGSFILELGRQLSEEEYEKRGENIWVARSAEVAPTAYINGPAIIGKGAQVRHCAFIRGNAIVGEGAVVGNSTELKNVILFNKVQVPHYNYVGDSILGYKSHMGAGSITSNVKSDKKLVVVKTPEGNIETGMKKFGAMLGDEVEVGCGSVLNPGTVVGSHSNIYPLSSVRGYVPGKSIYKKQGEVAEKQ; translated from the coding sequence ATGAAGGAGATCACGGTAAAGGAGCTTTACACACTTAAGGAGACCATTGCAAAAGATATTTTTGCGGGAGTGACATACCCATGGGAAGTTCTTCCCAAGATTGGCAGCTTTATATTGGAACTGGGCAGGCAGCTTTCTGAGGAAGAATATGAAAAGCGGGGCGAAAATATATGGGTCGCACGCAGCGCAGAGGTGGCCCCCACTGCATATATCAACGGTCCTGCAATTATCGGGAAGGGCGCCCAGGTCAGGCACTGTGCCTTCATCAGGGGAAATGCGATTGTGGGGGAAGGCGCCGTTGTGGGAAATTCCACAGAGCTGAAAAATGTGATCCTTTTTAATAAAGTCCAGGTACCCCACTATAATTATGTTGGTGATTCCATACTTGGCTATAAGTCCCATATGGGGGCAGGGTCCATCACTTCTAATGTAAAATCGGACAAAAAGCTGGTAGTGGTTAAGACTCCGGAAGGAAATATAGAGACTGGGATGAAGAAGTTTGGCGCCATGCTGGGAGATGAAGTAGAGGTGGGATGTGGAAGCGTTTTGAACCCTGGCACGGTGGTGGGGAGCCACAGCAACATCTATCCACTCTCATCAGTAAGAGGATATGTGCCCGGGAAAAGTATTTATAAAAAACAGGGCGAGGTAGCAGAGAAGCAGTAA
- a CDS encoding DNA topoisomerase, which translates to MGKSVYIAEKPSVAQEFAKALKLNTKRRDGYLEAGDAIVTWCVGHLVTMSYPEEYDPALKRWNLNTLPFIPEDFKYEVIPAVAKQFGTVSSILTREDVETIYVCTDSGREGEYIYRLVEQEAHVQGKKRKRVWIDSQTEEEILRGIREAKDLSEYDNLSASAYLRAKEDYLMGINFSRLLTLKYGNSISNYLRTKYTVISVGRVMTCVLGMVVRREREIREFVKTPFYRVLGTMGASGKDFEGEWRAVKGSRYFESFDLYKENGFKKREKAEELIEYLKHPEPATCQILSVEKKKEKKNPPLLYNLAELQNDCSRRFKISPDETLRIVQELYEKKLVTYPRTDARVLSTAVAKEISRNLNGLSKYPMAVPYLQDILSFKSHKGLEKTRYVNDKQITDHYAIIPTGQGLNGLASVSATASGVYDCIVRRFLSIFYPPAVYQKIAVTAKIKEECFFSSFRLLVEEGYLKVAGIPQQKKSGGLSVGEEAKEEGEQNLDSDLFQAIQKLKKGDILPVRALEIKEGETSPPKRYNSGSMILAMENAGQLIEDEELRAQIKGSGIGTSATRAEILKKLIHIKYLSLNKKTQMITPTLQGEMIYDVVDHSIKPLLNPELTASWEKGLTYVAEGDITPEEYMKKLDHFIISRTNKVKGLGNQYQLKGCYDKAAQFYTKSTKKKNKSAGIKQEEHDNEGDHGKGALHT; encoded by the coding sequence ATGGGAAAATCGGTTTACATAGCAGAAAAGCCAAGCGTAGCCCAAGAGTTTGCAAAGGCTTTAAAATTAAATACAAAACGCAGGGACGGCTATCTAGAGGCTGGGGATGCGATTGTAACATGGTGTGTGGGCCATCTTGTTACAATGAGTTATCCTGAGGAATATGACCCGGCCCTTAAGCGCTGGAACTTAAATACCCTCCCTTTTATTCCAGAAGATTTTAAATATGAGGTCATCCCTGCGGTGGCAAAACAGTTTGGGACGGTAAGTTCTATTTTGACACGGGAGGATGTGGAGACAATTTATGTGTGCACAGACTCTGGGCGCGAGGGAGAATATATTTACCGGCTTGTAGAGCAGGAGGCCCATGTGCAGGGGAAAAAAAGAAAAAGAGTCTGGATAGATTCTCAGACTGAGGAGGAGATACTGCGCGGCATCAGGGAGGCGAAGGACTTGTCAGAATATGATAATCTGAGCGCTTCCGCCTATCTAAGGGCAAAGGAGGACTATTTAATGGGGATTAATTTTTCCCGCCTTTTGACCCTTAAATATGGGAATAGTATTTCCAATTACCTGCGTACCAAATATACGGTAATCTCCGTAGGACGGGTCATGACTTGTGTCCTTGGTATGGTAGTGCGCAGAGAAAGAGAAATCCGGGAGTTTGTCAAAACACCATTTTACAGGGTGCTGGGGACCATGGGGGCATCTGGGAAGGATTTTGAGGGGGAATGGCGGGCAGTAAAGGGATCGCGGTATTTTGAATCCTTTGATTTGTATAAGGAGAATGGGTTCAAGAAGCGGGAAAAGGCTGAGGAGCTGATAGAATACCTAAAGCATCCAGAGCCTGCGACATGCCAGATCCTATCCGTTGAAAAGAAAAAGGAGAAGAAAAACCCGCCTCTGCTCTATAACCTGGCTGAGCTGCAGAACGACTGTTCTAGGCGTTTTAAAATCAGTCCGGATGAGACACTTAGGATTGTCCAGGAGCTGTATGAGAAAAAGCTGGTCACATACCCCAGGACTGACGCAAGAGTGCTGTCCACTGCTGTGGCAAAAGAAATCAGCCGGAATTTAAACGGTTTATCTAAGTATCCAATGGCAGTCCCTTACCTCCAGGACATCCTGTCTTTTAAGAGCCATAAGGGACTGGAAAAAACCAGGTATGTAAATGACAAACAGATTACAGACCACTATGCCATCATACCTACGGGCCAGGGGTTAAATGGACTGGCCTCAGTTTCAGCAACCGCATCTGGAGTATATGACTGTATTGTGCGGCGTTTTCTGAGCATTTTTTATCCTCCCGCTGTTTACCAGAAAATAGCTGTGACAGCTAAGATTAAAGAGGAATGTTTTTTTTCCAGTTTCCGCCTTCTGGTGGAAGAGGGGTATTTAAAGGTAGCGGGCATTCCCCAGCAGAAAAAAAGCGGCGGCTTATCTGTAGGTGAGGAGGCAAAGGAAGAGGGGGAACAAAATCTGGATTCGGATTTGTTTCAGGCAATACAGAAATTAAAAAAAGGAGATATTTTACCTGTCAGGGCCCTGGAGATCAAAGAAGGTGAAACATCCCCGCCAAAGAGATACAATTCAGGTTCCATGATCCTGGCCATGGAGAACGCAGGCCAGCTTATTGAGGATGAGGAGCTTAGGGCACAGATTAAGGGGAGCGGTATCGGCACCAGCGCTACTAGGGCGGAGATTTTAAAGAAACTAATCCACATTAAATATCTGTCCCTGAACAAAAAGACACAGATGATCACCCCCACCCTGCAGGGGGAGATGATATATGATGTGGTGGATCACTCTATTAAGCCGCTGCTCAACCCGGAGCTGACAGCGAGCTGGGAGAAGGGCCTGACCTATGTGGCGGAGGGAGATATAACACCAGAAGAATATATGAAAAAGCTGGATCATTTTATTATCAGCCGAACCAATAAAGTAAAAGGACTGGGCAACCAATACCAGCTTAAAGGCTGTTATGACAAGGCGGCCCAATTTTATACAAAGAGTACAAAAAAGAAAAATAAATCAGCCGGCATAAAACAGGAGGAGCATGACAATGAAGGAGATCACGGTAAAGGAGCTTTACACACTTAA